The region GCGCGGCGCGTGCCCGCCGATCTGGCGCCCGCGCTTCGGGATCACATCCAGGCGCTCGGGGTGCATACGTTCCAGACACTGGGCTGCCAGGGCGTGGCCCGCGTGGATTTCCTGCTCGACTGTGACAAAAACCAGGTATATGTGAACGAGATCAACACGATCCCCGGGTCCCTATCGTTCTATCTGTGGGAGCCGGTCGGGCTCTCCTTCGGCGCGCTGCTCGACGAGATGCTCTCTTTGGCTTTCAAGCGGCACCGGCAGCGCGCGGCGCTTTCGTTCACCTACGAGAGCAACATCCTCGCCGGCGCCGGGCTGGGTGTGAAGGGGGGCGCCAAACGGTGAAGTTTTCAGAAATGGTCTACCGGCGGGTGACGCCCGAGGAGACGGCGCCGCAGATGGAATCGTTCACGCGGCGCATCCGCGGGGCCGCCGCGCCGGATCAGGCGCTCGCGGCCTTCTATGAGTACGAGGCGCTCACCGCCCGGGTGGAGACGATGATGTCGCTGGCGCAGGTGCGCTTCACGCTGAACACGGAGGATCCGTTTTACGCCGCGGAAAACGACTACTACGACGAAACAGCGCCCCGTTTCGCCGCGCTGACGCAGGCGCTCTACCGGGCGCTGTTCGATTCGCCCCACCGAGCTGCGCTCGAAGCCGCGCTGGGGGCGCTGCTGTTTATGAATATCGGCATCGAGCTGAAGACCTTCGCGCCGGCGGTGGTACCGGACCTGCAGGAGGAAAACCGACTCGTCACGGCCTATGTGAAGCTGCTCTCCTCCGCGCAGATCGAGTTTGACGGCCGCGTCTGGACGCTGTCGCAGCTTGCGCCCTACGAACAGTCGCCGGACAGGAACGTGCGGCGCGGCGCCTGCGAAGCAAAGGCCGCGTTCTTCGAGGCCCACGCGCAGGCGTTTGACGCGATCTTCGACACTCTGGTGCGGGTGCGCACGAAGATCGCCCGGACCTTGGGTTTTGCGAACTTCACCGAGCTCGGTTACTGCCGCATGGGGCGCAACTGCTACACCGAGGCGGATGTGGGCGCGTTTCGGCGCCACATCGAGGCGCATATTGTCCCGCTCGCGGACAAGATCAAGGCCGAGCAGGCCGCGCGGATCGGCCTTGAGACCCTCGCGCTCTACGACGACCCGCTGGTTTTCCCAAGCGGGAACGCCGTCCCGGCCGGCACGCCGGAGGAGCTCTTTGCGCACGGGCGGCGCATGTACCGCGCGCTGTCGCCCGAGACGGCGGAGTTTATCGATTTCATGCTGGAAAACGAGTTGTTCGACGTACTCTCGCGGAAGGGGAAGGCCGGCGGCGGGTATTGCACGTCTTTCCCCGAGACGGGCGCGCCGTTTATCTTCGCGAACTGGGGCGGTACCGCCCACGACATCGATGTGCTGACGCACGAGGCCGGCCACGCGCTGGCCGCCTACCTGGCGCGGGACAGAAAGATTTTGGAGCAGCGCGCGCCGACAATGGAGTCCTGCGAGATCCATTCCATGTCGATGGAGTTTTTTGCCTGGCCATGGATGGAGGGATTCTTCGGCCCGCAGGCGGACAAGTACCGCTACGGCCACCTGGCCGGGGCGCTCACGTTT is a window of Oscillospiraceae bacterium DNA encoding:
- a CDS encoding M3 family oligoendopeptidase, with product MKFSEMVYRRVTPEETAPQMESFTRRIRGAAAPDQALAAFYEYEALTARVETMMSLAQVRFTLNTEDPFYAAENDYYDETAPRFAALTQALYRALFDSPHRAALEAALGALLFMNIGIELKTFAPAVVPDLQEENRLVTAYVKLLSSAQIEFDGRVWTLSQLAPYEQSPDRNVRRGACEAKAAFFEAHAQAFDAIFDTLVRVRTKIARTLGFANFTELGYCRMGRNCYTEADVGAFRRHIEAHIVPLADKIKAEQAARIGLETLALYDDPLVFPSGNAVPAGTPEELFAHGRRMYRALSPETAEFIDFMLENELFDVLSRKGKAGGGYCTSFPETGAPFIFANWGGTAHDIDVLTHEAGHALAAYLARDRKILEQRAPTMESCEIHSMSMEFFAWPWMEGFFGPQADKYRYGHLAGALTFLPYGAMVDEFQHIVYGQPLLTPEERRQIWLSLEARYRPYLDMADMPFYREGGRWQTQAHIYEAPFYYIDYCLAQTVALAFWAEGRTDPPAAWARYLALVKQAGTRTFRELVSEAGLPLPFDEAALASVAEAAAAWLAAADSTKLE